In Edaphobacter dinghuensis, one genomic interval encodes:
- a CDS encoding glycoside hydrolase family 43 protein: protein MKLLTGFLLLATAALPFFQPTAQGQTAQNADTFHNPLLKTGPDPWVVTYGGFYYYMNTTGGNLTVWKTRDITDLAHAEKKVVWTPPATGPYSHDIWAPELHFMDGKWYIYFAADAGQNESHRIYVVENAAADPLDGNFTFKGKVADATDKWAIDASVFENKGQKYIVWSGWEGDSDGEQRIYLAHLKNPWTIDSKRVLLSYPKYPWEHVGDLLNRPEMPHVNVNEGPEILQHGQDIFLVYSGSACWTDYYELGVVKANANSNLLDPASWSKFDHPFFKQDREAGVFGPGHNGFFKSLDGKEDWIIYHANPGSGEGCGGMRSPRIQPFTWNADGTPNFGKPLSTETAIRKPSHN from the coding sequence ATGAAACTGCTCACAGGATTCCTTCTCCTCGCGACGGCTGCGCTGCCGTTCTTCCAGCCAACGGCGCAAGGTCAGACGGCACAGAACGCCGACACCTTTCATAATCCGCTGCTCAAGACCGGCCCCGATCCTTGGGTGGTTACCTATGGCGGCTTCTATTACTACATGAACACCACGGGCGGGAACCTGACGGTGTGGAAGACACGCGACATCACCGACCTCGCCCATGCAGAGAAGAAGGTCGTGTGGACGCCCCCGGCCACCGGTCCCTACTCGCACGACATCTGGGCGCCGGAGCTGCACTTCATGGATGGCAAGTGGTACATCTACTTCGCCGCAGATGCCGGACAGAACGAGTCGCACCGCATCTACGTCGTCGAAAACGCGGCAGCCGACCCACTCGATGGCAACTTCACCTTCAAGGGTAAAGTTGCGGACGCGACCGACAAATGGGCAATCGATGCCTCCGTCTTCGAGAACAAGGGCCAGAAATATATCGTGTGGTCAGGCTGGGAGGGCGATAGCGACGGCGAACAGCGCATCTACCTGGCGCACCTCAAAAACCCCTGGACCATCGACTCAAAGCGCGTTCTGCTCTCCTATCCGAAGTATCCGTGGGAGCACGTCGGCGACCTTCTCAATCGCCCCGAGATGCCGCACGTCAATGTGAATGAAGGTCCGGAGATCCTTCAGCATGGACAGGACATCTTCCTCGTCTACTCCGGCTCCGCCTGCTGGACCGACTACTACGAGCTGGGCGTGGTGAAGGCGAACGCCAACTCGAACCTGCTCGATCCAGCATCATGGTCGAAGTTCGACCATCCTTTCTTCAAGCAGGACCGCGAGGCAGGCGTCTTCGGCCCCGGCCACAACGGCTTCTTTAAATCGCTGGACGGCAAAGAAGACTGGATCATCTATCACGCGAATCCGGGCTCAGGCGAGGGTTGCGGAGGCATGCGCTCGCCGCGGATACAGCCCTTTACATGGAATGCAGACGGTACGCCGAACTTCGGCAAGCCGCTCTCGACCGAGACTGCGATCCGCAAGCCCTCACACAACTAA
- the aroF gene encoding 3-deoxy-7-phosphoheptulonate synthase, translating to MIVAMQDHATEEDIQRVIERMVELGFNVHRTTGAAQTILAGVGTPEHFDVAEFKVLDGVHDAYRISSPYKLAGRNFRPEGTKIKFPNGVVVGGEEVVIMSGPCSVESREQILLSAKQVKAAGAKFLRGGAYKPRSSPYSFQGMGVEGLKLLREVADETGLLVITEVMEISQIEVMLPYIDCFQIGARNMQNFNLLRELGHVRKPCLLKRGIAATIEEVLLSAEYILSGGNYDLILCERGIRTYETYTRNTMDISAIPVLKKLTHLPVFGDPSHGVGIRDLVPSMALASVAAGADGLLMEMHPNPDKAMSDGAQSLYPEQLEKLVAQLRQLAPVVGRKIA from the coding sequence ATGATCGTAGCGATGCAGGACCATGCAACAGAGGAAGATATCCAACGCGTGATCGAGCGGATGGTCGAGCTCGGCTTCAACGTTCACCGCACCACCGGCGCAGCCCAGACGATTCTGGCCGGCGTAGGAACGCCCGAGCACTTTGATGTCGCCGAGTTCAAGGTATTGGACGGTGTCCACGATGCCTACCGCATCTCCTCGCCCTACAAGCTGGCGGGCCGCAACTTCCGTCCCGAAGGCACGAAGATCAAGTTCCCCAATGGCGTTGTGGTCGGCGGCGAAGAGGTCGTCATCATGTCCGGCCCCTGCTCGGTCGAATCACGCGAACAGATTCTGCTGAGCGCGAAGCAAGTGAAGGCAGCGGGCGCGAAGTTCCTGCGCGGCGGCGCCTACAAGCCTCGCAGCTCGCCGTACAGCTTCCAGGGTATGGGCGTCGAAGGCTTGAAGCTGCTCCGTGAGGTCGCCGACGAGACCGGCCTTCTCGTCATCACCGAGGTTATGGAGATCTCGCAGATCGAAGTCATGCTGCCCTACATCGACTGCTTCCAGATCGGCGCGCGCAACATGCAGAACTTCAACCTGCTCCGCGAGCTGGGCCACGTCCGCAAGCCCTGCCTGCTGAAGCGCGGCATCGCTGCCACCATCGAAGAGGTTCTGCTCAGTGCGGAGTACATTCTCTCCGGAGGCAACTACGACCTCATTCTCTGCGAGCGCGGCATCCGCACCTACGAGACCTACACCCGTAACACGATGGACATCTCGGCAATCCCCGTCCTCAAGAAGTTGACTCACCTGCCCGTCTTCGGCGATCCCTCGCACGGCGTCGGCATCCGCGACCTGGTACCGTCCATGGCGCTGGCCAGTGTCGCTGCCGGGGCCGATGGCCTGCTGATGGAGATGCATCCCAATCCGGATAAGGCCATGAGCGACGGCGCGCAGAGCCTCTACCCTGAGCAGTTGGAGAAGCTGGTGGCACAATTGCGGCAGCTTGCACCGGTCGTCGGGCGTAAGATCGCTTAG
- the trpA gene encoding tryptophan synthase subunit alpha, translating to MPIEFKKKPGIVAYLTAGDPDLATTRDIALAAIDNGADVIELGVPFSDPLADGPVIQRASERSVALGTTLTDVLGLAKELRAARPAAGLVLFSYLNPVVRMGMKTFCSKAAEAGADGVLLTDMIVEEAGEYLEAMHAHKLAPVFLAAPTSPDARLKAIANASEGFVYAISRVGITGTQQTIAGDAAELVSRLRKFTKLPIAVGFGISNAEHVKAVGEFADAAIIGSALVALIEKSTPAEAPAAVGQFIARLR from the coding sequence ATGCCGATCGAGTTTAAGAAGAAGCCAGGGATCGTTGCGTATCTGACAGCAGGCGATCCTGACCTCGCCACAACCCGCGACATCGCTCTGGCAGCGATTGATAACGGTGCAGACGTCATCGAGCTGGGCGTTCCATTCAGCGATCCTCTGGCCGATGGCCCGGTGATTCAGCGCGCCAGCGAACGCTCTGTCGCACTTGGAACCACACTGACCGATGTGCTGGGATTAGCAAAAGAACTCCGCGCAGCGCGTCCAGCAGCGGGTCTGGTGTTGTTCTCCTATCTCAATCCGGTCGTGCGCATGGGGATGAAGACCTTCTGCTCGAAGGCAGCCGAAGCAGGCGCGGACGGTGTTCTTCTCACCGACATGATCGTCGAAGAGGCAGGCGAATATCTGGAGGCGATGCACGCGCACAAGCTGGCCCCGGTATTTTTGGCCGCGCCCACCAGTCCTGATGCTCGCCTGAAGGCAATCGCAAATGCCTCCGAAGGATTCGTCTACGCGATCTCCCGCGTCGGCATTACCGGGACGCAGCAGACAATCGCAGGTGATGCAGCAGAGCTGGTCTCCCGCCTGCGAAAGTTCACCAAACTGCCGATTGCCGTAGGCTTCGGCATCTCGAACGCCGAACACGTCAAGGCCGTCGGCGAGTTTGCTGACGCAGCCATCATCGGCAGCGCATTGGTGGCTCTGATTGAAAAAAGCACTCCGGCCGAAGCTCCCGCGGCGGTCGGTCAATTTATCGCGAGGTTACGGTGA
- a CDS encoding prephenate dehydrogenase, producing the protein MERVLIIGTGLIGASTGLALRSAGFAGRIDGWDGSSLERTAAVQMGAIDAAAATAEDALELARKANVIVLAVPVLAVKDWMQRLASVTRSGQLITDVGSTKLEITELGKTLFTAPDAARFLPGHPMAGKESGGAMLAEAALFDNAMWLFTPAASEPTPIETEWRNWVGFFGARTLDMDAARHDELCAWVSHLPQMLSTALAALLEDKFGDAPEIGAIGGRALRETTRLGASPYSMWRDVAMTNTGPIADTLFALEQRLAHVRENLRTPELRDEFALANKFRQRR; encoded by the coding sequence ATGGAACGCGTTCTCATCATCGGTACAGGGCTGATCGGTGCTTCGACCGGTCTTGCGCTGCGGTCGGCGGGGTTTGCCGGACGGATCGACGGGTGGGATGGAAGTTCGCTGGAGCGGACGGCGGCAGTGCAGATGGGTGCCATCGACGCTGCCGCTGCTACGGCCGAGGACGCACTGGAGTTGGCGCGCAAAGCGAATGTGATCGTGCTCGCCGTGCCGGTACTGGCAGTCAAGGACTGGATGCAGCGCCTCGCCTCGGTCACCCGCTCCGGGCAACTGATTACAGATGTGGGCAGCACCAAGCTCGAGATCACCGAACTAGGAAAGACGCTGTTTACTGCCCCCGATGCGGCGAGGTTTTTACCGGGCCATCCGATGGCTGGCAAAGAATCCGGCGGAGCCATGCTGGCCGAAGCTGCTCTCTTTGATAACGCCATGTGGCTTTTTACCCCAGCCGCATCTGAACCTACCCCGATAGAAACGGAGTGGCGCAACTGGGTCGGCTTCTTCGGCGCACGCACGCTGGATATGGATGCCGCGCGTCACGACGAGCTTTGCGCTTGGGTCAGCCATCTGCCTCAGATGCTATCGACCGCGCTGGCCGCTCTGCTCGAAGACAAGTTCGGCGACGCTCCCGAGATCGGTGCGATCGGCGGCCGGGCATTGCGCGAGACCACGCGTCTCGGAGCCAGCCCCTACAGCATGTGGCGCGATGTTGCCATGACCAACACCGGCCCGATTGCGGACACGCTATTCGCCCTGGAGCAGCGGCTGGCCCATGTCCGTGAAAACCTCCGCACGCCGGAGCTGCGCGACGAGTTTGCCCTGGCCAACAAGTTCCGTCAGCGCAGATAG
- the trpB gene encoding tryptophan synthase subunit beta, with protein sequence MSAAPTTNLPKSVAGRFGIYGGRYVPETLMAALEELEAAYAQAKDDPTFQAELSDLLHNYCGRPTPLYFAKRLTEQLGGAKIYLKREDLLHTGAHKINNALGQGLLARRMGKQRIIAETGAGQHGVATATICALFGLECVIYMGEEDMRRQELNVYRMRLLGAEVRGVSAGSATLKDAISEAMRDWVTNVRTTYYILGSALGAHPYPTMVRDFHRVISLEAKAQILEQEGKLPTAIVACVGGGSNAIGAFYEFIPDANVELIGVEAGGRGTALGQHAARFQKVGGGVPGVLQGTYSYVLQDDAGQISLTHSVSAGLDYASVGPEHAMLHDSGRASYVSCSDDAALKATVTLARTEGILPALESAHAVAEAIRLAPTMAKTDVLMVNLSGRGDKDMGILSKELDLKGAVANADRV encoded by the coding sequence ATGAGTGCAGCACCCACAACGAATTTGCCGAAGTCTGTAGCAGGACGGTTTGGAATATACGGCGGCCGCTATGTGCCGGAGACGCTGATGGCCGCGCTCGAAGAGCTGGAAGCGGCCTATGCGCAGGCCAAGGACGATCCCACCTTTCAGGCGGAGCTCAGCGATCTGCTGCACAACTACTGCGGCCGTCCCACGCCTCTCTACTTTGCCAAGCGCCTGACCGAGCAACTGGGCGGCGCAAAGATCTACCTGAAGCGCGAAGACCTGCTCCACACCGGCGCACACAAGATCAACAACGCCCTCGGCCAGGGACTGCTCGCTCGACGCATGGGCAAGCAGCGCATCATTGCCGAGACTGGTGCAGGCCAGCACGGCGTAGCGACGGCCACGATATGCGCTCTCTTCGGCCTCGAATGCGTCATCTACATGGGCGAAGAGGACATGCGCCGGCAGGAGCTGAACGTCTACCGCATGCGCCTGCTAGGAGCTGAGGTGCGCGGAGTCTCCGCAGGCTCTGCCACGCTGAAGGACGCTATCTCCGAGGCGATGCGCGACTGGGTCACCAACGTCCGCACTACCTATTACATCCTCGGCAGCGCTCTGGGAGCGCATCCTTACCCAACCATGGTGCGCGACTTCCATCGCGTCATCAGCCTTGAAGCCAAGGCGCAGATTCTCGAACAGGAGGGCAAGCTGCCCACCGCAATCGTCGCCTGCGTAGGCGGCGGCTCCAACGCAATCGGCGCTTTCTACGAATTTATTCCCGATGCCAATGTCGAACTCATCGGCGTCGAAGCAGGTGGACGCGGCACCGCGCTCGGGCAGCATGCAGCACGCTTCCAGAAGGTTGGCGGCGGTGTCCCGGGGGTTCTACAGGGAACCTACAGCTACGTTCTGCAGGACGACGCTGGACAGATATCGCTGACGCACAGCGTAAGCGCCGGTCTGGACTACGCCAGCGTAGGCCCGGAGCACGCCATGCTGCATGACTCCGGCCGCGCAAGCTACGTCTCCTGCTCAGACGATGCTGCATTGAAGGCCACGGTGACACTCGCGCGAACAGAAGGAATTCTTCCCGCGCTCGAAAGCGCCCACGCCGTAGCCGAAGCGATCCGTCTGGCTCCGACGATGGCGAAGACGGATGTGCTGATGGTGAACCTCTCCGGTCGAGGCGATAAGGACATGGGGATTCTGTCAAAGGAATTGGATCTGAAGGGAGCAGTGGCGAATGCCGATCGAGTTTAA
- a CDS encoding multicopper oxidase family protein — protein sequence MVTRRRLLQCSTMAAGAAVFPGVASALADADYTIDIAPYSLEVAPRRFIKTIAYNQQVPGPLLRLKEGVPVTIDVANHSGNEEVVHWHGLFLPSDVDGAMEEGTPAVPPGSKARYTYTPRPAGFRWYHTHTFAGGDFKKGLYTGQEGFLMIEPRENAARYDQEFFLALHDFGANLEGSGDGSMNPAYDVSTINGRTLGFGEPLRVKQGQRVLLHVLNSSATEPHWLAFAGHQLRVVALDGNKVPQPKVVPMLRLSPAERVCVEVEMDRPGVWVLGEVRKHVMAAGMGIVVEYAGSSGKPQWQQPEKLVWDYLQFGAASDASAAESKAIEVPLVFQSKFAGHGAMDEWMINGKSYPKTDTVALTRGQRYRLMFINKSQDDHPVHLHRHTFELKKMAGRDTSGILKDTVLVTAGTQAEVEFTADNPGLTLFHCHQQNHMDMGFMMLFRYA from the coding sequence GTGGTTACTCGACGTCGTTTGCTTCAGTGTTCGACGATGGCCGCCGGGGCTGCGGTGTTTCCCGGTGTCGCGTCTGCCCTTGCGGATGCCGACTATACGATCGATATCGCTCCATACTCGCTTGAGGTTGCGCCGCGACGTTTTATCAAGACCATTGCCTACAACCAACAGGTTCCGGGGCCGCTGCTGCGGCTGAAAGAAGGCGTGCCGGTAACTATCGATGTTGCAAATCACAGCGGCAACGAGGAGGTAGTGCACTGGCATGGCCTGTTCCTTCCCTCCGATGTGGATGGCGCGATGGAAGAGGGAACGCCGGCTGTGCCTCCCGGTAGCAAGGCACGTTATACCTATACGCCGCGCCCCGCGGGGTTTCGCTGGTATCACACGCACACCTTTGCCGGAGGCGACTTCAAGAAGGGGCTCTACACCGGACAGGAGGGCTTTCTGATGATCGAGCCGCGAGAGAACGCTGCCCGCTATGATCAGGAGTTTTTTCTGGCACTGCATGACTTTGGCGCGAACCTCGAAGGCAGCGGCGACGGCTCAATGAATCCCGCCTACGACGTTTCGACGATCAACGGCCGCACGCTCGGTTTCGGAGAGCCATTGCGCGTGAAGCAGGGTCAGCGCGTGCTGCTGCACGTCTTGAATAGCAGCGCGACCGAGCCGCACTGGCTGGCGTTCGCGGGACATCAGCTACGTGTTGTAGCGCTCGATGGGAACAAGGTGCCGCAGCCGAAGGTGGTGCCGATGCTCCGTCTCTCTCCGGCGGAACGCGTCTGTGTTGAGGTGGAGATGGACCGCCCCGGAGTGTGGGTGCTGGGCGAGGTGCGCAAGCATGTCATGGCTGCGGGAATGGGCATTGTGGTGGAGTACGCGGGCAGTAGCGGCAAACCGCAGTGGCAGCAGCCCGAGAAACTGGTCTGGGATTATCTGCAGTTTGGCGCAGCGAGTGACGCTTCGGCAGCAGAGAGCAAGGCCATCGAAGTCCCGTTGGTCTTTCAATCGAAGTTTGCCGGACACGGTGCGATGGACGAGTGGATGATTAATGGAAAGTCGTATCCAAAGACCGACACCGTGGCGCTGACGCGAGGCCAACGATATCGGCTGATGTTTATCAACAAAAGTCAGGATGATCATCCGGTGCATCTGCATCGGCATACGTTCGAGTTGAAGAAGATGGCAGGCCGCGACACCAGCGGCATTCTCAAGGACACGGTTCTGGTTACAGCAGGGACACAGGCTGAAGTTGAATTCACGGCGGACAATCCGGGCCTGACGCTCTTTCACTGCCACCAGCAGAACCACATGGATATGGGTTTTATGATGCTCTTTCGATATGCGTGA
- a CDS encoding threonine ammonia-lyase: protein MSKSINTPSISLADVQAARERLRGSIYYSPCPHSQMLSALTGQQIYLKLENLQMTGAFKERGALNRIATLTPEQAARGVVAASAGNHAQGVAYHATKRGIRSVIVMPLATPLVKVTATRNFGAHIVLHGANYDEAYEEAKRICTEEGMTFIHPFDDPLVMAGQGTIGLELLEQVPELQAVVVPIGGGGLIGGIACAIKESRPDIRVIGVQTSRLPSMAEAVRQHHPVTLGSATTIADGIAVRRAGEVTFPVIEKYVDEIVTVDEDEIASAILVLLEREKTLAEGAGATALAALIQKKTTLKEQHTAVIVSAGNIDVTLLSRIIERGLVQDGRLIRLRIHLLDKPGALAELTRLIADHRANIVDTLHNRAYYGVNLGDTVIDITMETRGREQVEELLAALTAEGYKHSRVI, encoded by the coding sequence GTGAGCAAATCCATCAACACCCCTAGCATCAGCCTCGCCGACGTGCAGGCCGCCCGTGAGCGGCTTCGCGGATCGATCTACTATTCGCCCTGCCCCCACTCGCAGATGCTCTCCGCGCTGACCGGCCAGCAGATCTATCTCAAACTCGAAAACCTGCAGATGACCGGCGCCTTCAAAGAGCGCGGTGCACTCAACCGCATTGCGACGCTCACGCCCGAACAGGCCGCTCGCGGCGTTGTTGCGGCCAGCGCAGGCAACCATGCGCAAGGTGTCGCCTACCACGCCACCAAGCGCGGAATCCGCAGCGTCATCGTCATGCCGCTGGCAACGCCGCTGGTCAAGGTAACCGCGACGCGCAACTTCGGTGCGCACATCGTGCTGCACGGAGCCAACTACGACGAGGCATACGAAGAGGCCAAGCGCATCTGCACAGAAGAGGGAATGACCTTCATCCACCCCTTCGACGACCCCCTCGTCATGGCTGGCCAGGGAACCATCGGCCTTGAGCTGCTGGAGCAGGTGCCCGAGCTGCAAGCAGTGGTCGTTCCCATCGGCGGCGGCGGCCTGATCGGCGGAATCGCCTGTGCCATCAAGGAATCGCGCCCCGACATCCGCGTGATCGGCGTGCAGACCTCGCGTCTGCCCTCGATGGCCGAAGCCGTCCGTCAGCATCATCCCGTCACGCTCGGTTCGGCAACCACCATCGCCGACGGCATTGCCGTGCGCCGCGCCGGAGAAGTAACCTTCCCCGTCATTGAAAAATATGTCGACGAGATCGTCACCGTCGACGAGGACGAGATCGCCTCCGCGATCCTTGTGCTTCTCGAACGCGAAAAGACGCTGGCCGAAGGCGCAGGAGCAACAGCGCTGGCGGCACTCATCCAGAAGAAGACCACGCTCAAAGAGCAGCACACAGCAGTCATCGTCAGCGCAGGCAACATCGACGTCACGCTGCTCTCGCGCATTATCGAGCGCGGCCTCGTGCAGGATGGCCGCCTCATTCGCCTGCGCATCCATCTGCTCGACAAGCCCGGAGCGCTGGCCGAACTGACGCGCCTGATCGCCGATCACCGCGCCAACATTGTGGATACGCTGCACAACCGCGCCTACTACGGCGTCAACCTCGGCGACACCGTGATCGACATCACGATGGAGACTCGAGGCCGCGAACAGGTAGAAGAGCTACTCGCAGCTCTGACCGCAGAGGGCTACAAGCACAGCCGCGTGATCTAG
- a CDS encoding RelA/SpoT family protein: MVTAHPASSEAAPPNKPKKPSEIPGTDTGMELEAALPVGVTEEAPAVAELRGKAAEVGPVEPSVFDESSASHLGDVPAAEIETVDAKFQKLLETVHQNRPADDLDIIRKAWAFSLQQHEGQKRASGEPYIIHPLEVGQVLAELKMDSTAIAAGLLHDAVEDTDVTSAELGKRFGDQVAHIVEGVTKLDKIKFANREDHQAENIRKMLLAMVTDVRVVIIKLADRLHNMRTLEHLKPERQQKIARETLDIYAPLAHRLGMGKLRGELEDLAFRYTDPFAYKQVSTEVDSLRGAGEEFLHKIVTELEEKLHEHHIKGRVEWRIKRLYSIQQKLESQKIPVDQVYDLLAVRVICQTVQDCYAVLGLLHSTWRPVPGRIKDFIAMPRPNLYQSLHTTLIAPGGHQFEVQIRTEDMHRVAEEGIAAHWKYKASDNVTSKDEQRLAWMRQLMEWQREMPDPNEFMSTLKIDLYPEEVYTFTPKGKVVVLPKDASPVDFAYAIHTEVGNTTVGAKVNGRIVPLRTRLRNGDIVEISTQTGHAPSRDWLSFTKSSRARNKIKHWLNEQQRVRAIEIGRKLLDREARKYKLSLGKFGEADYDKVAGEYGLGTQAELLAGVGFGKFSARQVLNKLEPGSTMAAEPAPTEGSIGNTIGQMSDAVKKVFFGKGSDSLQVEGQDDLLVYRARCCNPIRGEEIIGYVTRGKGVAVHARSCPNVQNLLYESDRRIQVEWAPSPVEPGTTKAQTYPVKLTVLCDDRPGLLKEFTAIIADDGTNIRSVDTKATPEGTMVVDFVVETVDVRHLNKLVQNLRKVPGVRDVHRVQKI; the protein is encoded by the coding sequence ATGGTCACCGCCCATCCAGCCTCTTCAGAGGCTGCCCCGCCAAACAAGCCGAAGAAGCCATCGGAGATACCTGGTACCGATACAGGGATGGAGCTGGAAGCTGCTCTTCCTGTTGGAGTTACAGAAGAGGCTCCGGCTGTCGCTGAGCTGCGCGGCAAGGCGGCGGAGGTCGGGCCGGTAGAACCGTCGGTCTTCGATGAGTCTTCGGCATCTCATTTGGGCGACGTACCAGCGGCGGAGATCGAGACGGTCGACGCCAAGTTTCAAAAGCTGCTCGAGACGGTGCATCAGAACCGTCCCGCCGATGACCTCGACATTATCCGCAAGGCATGGGCGTTCTCTTTGCAGCAGCACGAGGGGCAAAAGCGGGCCTCGGGCGAGCCGTACATCATTCATCCGCTTGAAGTCGGGCAGGTGCTCGCCGAGTTGAAGATGGATTCGACCGCGATTGCAGCCGGTTTGTTGCACGATGCGGTCGAAGATACGGATGTCACCTCAGCCGAGCTGGGCAAACGCTTCGGCGACCAGGTGGCGCACATCGTCGAGGGTGTTACTAAGCTCGACAAGATCAAGTTCGCTAACCGCGAAGACCACCAGGCAGAGAACATCCGCAAGATGCTGCTGGCGATGGTAACCGACGTTCGCGTGGTCATCATCAAGCTGGCCGACCGCCTCCACAATATGCGGACGCTGGAGCACCTGAAGCCGGAGCGGCAACAAAAAATTGCGCGCGAGACGCTCGATATCTACGCTCCGCTGGCGCACCGTCTGGGCATGGGTAAGCTGCGCGGCGAACTCGAAGATCTGGCCTTCCGCTACACCGATCCCTTTGCCTACAAGCAGGTCTCGACCGAAGTGGATTCGTTGCGCGGAGCAGGCGAAGAGTTTCTGCACAAGATCGTCACCGAGCTCGAAGAAAAGCTGCACGAGCACCATATCAAGGGGCGCGTGGAGTGGCGTATCAAGCGTCTCTACTCCATTCAGCAGAAGCTGGAGTCGCAGAAGATTCCCGTCGACCAGGTCTATGACCTGCTCGCGGTGCGCGTCATCTGTCAGACCGTGCAGGACTGTTATGCGGTGCTTGGCCTTCTGCACAGCACATGGCGTCCGGTGCCTGGGCGCATCAAGGACTTCATCGCCATGCCGCGACCCAATCTTTATCAGTCGCTGCATACGACGCTGATTGCTCCGGGCGGTCACCAGTTCGAGGTGCAGATTCGCACCGAAGATATGCACCGTGTTGCGGAAGAGGGAATCGCGGCGCACTGGAAGTACAAGGCTTCCGACAACGTCACGTCGAAGGACGAGCAGCGGCTCGCGTGGATGCGGCAGTTGATGGAGTGGCAGCGCGAGATGCCCGACCCCAACGAGTTCATGTCGACGCTCAAGATCGACCTGTACCCGGAGGAGGTCTACACCTTCACTCCCAAGGGGAAGGTCGTCGTGCTGCCCAAGGACGCAAGCCCGGTAGACTTCGCCTACGCGATCCACACCGAGGTTGGCAATACGACCGTGGGCGCGAAGGTAAACGGCCGCATCGTTCCGCTGCGGACGCGGCTGCGCAACGGCGACATCGTCGAGATTTCGACGCAGACAGGACACGCTCCCAGCCGCGACTGGCTCAGCTTCACCAAAAGCTCGCGCGCGCGCAACAAGATCAAGCACTGGCTCAACGAGCAGCAGCGGGTACGCGCCATCGAGATCGGCAGAAAGCTGCTCGACCGCGAGGCGCGCAAATACAAGCTCTCGCTGGGTAAGTTTGGCGAGGCCGACTACGACAAGGTCGCCGGAGAGTACGGCCTCGGCACACAGGCGGAGCTGCTGGCTGGCGTAGGCTTCGGTAAGTTTTCCGCGCGGCAGGTGCTGAACAAGCTCGAGCCGGGATCGACGATGGCGGCAGAACCGGCACCCACCGAAGGAAGCATCGGCAACACCATCGGACAGATGTCCGATGCCGTGAAGAAGGTCTTCTTTGGCAAAGGGTCGGACTCGCTGCAGGTGGAAGGGCAGGACGATCTGCTGGTCTATCGCGCCCGCTGTTGTAACCCAATTCGTGGTGAAGAGATTATCGGCTACGTCACCCGGGGCAAGGGCGTAGCGGTCCATGCGCGAAGCTGTCCCAACGTGCAGAACCTGTTGTATGAGTCGGACCGGCGCATTCAGGTGGAGTGGGCGCCTTCGCCGGTTGAGCCAGGAACGACCAAAGCCCAGACTTATCCTGTGAAGCTGACCGTGCTCTGCGATGACCGCCCCGGTCTGCTCAAAGAATTTACGGCGATCATCGCCGACGATGGAACCAACATTCGCAGCGTCGACACGAAGGCCACTCCCGAGGGAACGATGGTGGTGGACTTTGTGGTGGAGACGGTGGATGTTCGCCACCTGAACAAGCTGGTGCAGAATCTGCGTAAAGTCCCCGGCGTGCGGGATGTGCATCGCGTTCAGAAGATCTAG
- a CDS encoding RNA-binding S4 domain-containing protein — translation MAEMRIDKWLWAARFFKTRALASKACELGRIESNGQRAKAAREVRVGDMLRVKNEAGDFHVEVLLLSEVRGPAAVAQTLYRETEESQQARLKAAEERKEMMRMGAVTEGRPSKRDRQELKRLRGRIHRF, via the coding sequence ATGGCAGAGATGCGAATCGACAAGTGGCTCTGGGCGGCGCGGTTCTTCAAGACGCGGGCGCTGGCATCGAAGGCATGCGAACTGGGCAGGATTGAGTCCAACGGCCAGCGCGCCAAGGCCGCGCGCGAGGTGCGCGTCGGCGATATGCTTCGCGTCAAAAACGAAGCTGGGGATTTTCACGTCGAGGTGCTGCTTCTCAGCGAGGTGCGCGGTCCGGCGGCGGTCGCGCAGACGCTGTATCGGGAGACCGAAGAGAGCCAGCAGGCCCGTCTCAAGGCCGCCGAGGAGCGCAAGGAGATGATGCGCATGGGAGCGGTGACCGAGGGCAGGCCCTCGAAGCGCGATCGCCAGGAACTCAAGCGGCTGCGAGGCAGAATCCATCGCTTCTGA
- the pheA gene encoding chorismate mutase translates to MDISDWRKKIDELDEQIVRLISQRAEAAKAIGELKKTADLPVYEPKREQNVFDHVRAANPGPLADAEIQHVYERIIDVMRTLQRRDQ, encoded by the coding sequence ATGGATATCTCCGACTGGCGAAAAAAGATCGACGAACTGGATGAACAGATTGTTCGTCTCATCAGCCAGCGTGCCGAGGCTGCCAAGGCCATCGGCGAGCTCAAGAAGACTGCAGACCTGCCGGTCTACGAGCCGAAGCGTGAGCAGAATGTCTTCGACCACGTTCGCGCTGCCAACCCCGGTCCATTGGCGGACGCCGAGATTCAGCACGTCTACGAGCGCATCATCGACGTGATGCGAACCTTGCAGCGGCGAGACCAGTAA